From the genome of Odocoileus virginianus isolate 20LAN1187 ecotype Illinois chromosome 16, Ovbor_1.2, whole genome shotgun sequence, one region includes:
- the GPR132 gene encoding probable G-protein coupled receptor 132: MPGNATLETGPALGALSTGVSSHTCNVPFNDSRVFLVTVYSGVCALGLPANCLTAWLTLLQARQGHVLAVYLFCLALCELLYISTLPLWVVYVQHGHRWPLSPWACKVTAYVFFCNLYVSILFLCCISCDRFLAVVYALETRGRRHQKTAILISATVFLLVGLVHSPVFKMEHDETCFETLPMDHKVAGYYYARFMVGFAVPLSIIAVTNQRIFRTIQRSTSLSASQKAKVRLLAIAVVAIFLVCFAPYHLVLLIKAIAFSYHRGAEEPVCNFEIRLYTASVVFLSLATVNSVADPIIYVLAAEVTRQEVCRIHKGWKKWSTKMDDTKLACSKDSEEARSPMSPTNSYAFPGPVHPPGPSLGTPEGLAEGSC, translated from the coding sequence GAAACGCCACGCTGGAGACCGGCCCTGCGCTGGGGGCCCTGTCGACGGGCGTGTCTTCCCACACGTGCAACGTGCCCTTCAACGACAGCAGGGTGTTCCTGGTGACCGTGTACAGCGGCGTGTGTGCGCTGGGCCTGCCGGCCAACTGCCTGACAGCGTGGCTCACGCTGCTGCAGGCACGCCAGGGCCACGTGCTGGCCGTCTACCTCTTCTGCCTGGCGCTCTGCGAGCTGCTCTACATCAGCACCCTGCCGCTCTGGGTCGTCTACGTCCAGCACGGGCACCGCTGGCCGCTCAGCCCCTGGGCCTGCAAGGTGACCGCCTACGTCTTCTTCTGCAACCTCTACGTCAGCATCCTCTTCCTATGCTGCATTTCCTGCGACCGCTTCCTGGCGGTGGTGTACGCGCTGGAGACGCGGGGCCGCCGCCACCAGAAGACCGCCATCCTCATCTCCGCGACAGTCTTCCTTCTCGTCGGGCTCGTCCACTCCCCGGTGTTCAAGATGGAGCACGATGAAACTTGCTTCGAGACGCTGCCGATGGACCACAAGGTGGCCGGGTACTACTACGCGCGCTTCATGGTGGGCTTTGCTGTCCCGCTGTCCATCATTGCCGTCACCAACCAGCGCATCTTCAGGACCATCCAGCGGAGCACCAGCCTGAGCGCTTCCCAGAAGGCCAAGGTGAGGCTCCTGGCCATCGCGGTCGTGGCCATCTTCCTGGTCTGCTTCGCCCCCTACCACCTGGTGCTCCTGATCAAAGCCATCGCCTTTTCCTACCACAGAGGGGCCGAAGAACCTGTGTGCAACTTTGAAATCCGCCTGTACACGGCCTCCGTGGTGTTCCTGAGCCTGGCCACCGTGAACAGTGTGGCTGACCCCATTATCTACGTGCTGGCCGCAGAAGTGACCCGCCAGGAAGTGTGCAGAATCCACAAGGGGTGGAAAAAGTGGTCCACGAAGATGGACGACACCAAGCTTGCGTGCTCGAAGGACTCGGAGGAGGCACGGTCGCCCATGTCCCCCACCAACAGCTACGCCTTCCCCGGGCCCGTCCACCCACCAGGGCCATCACTGGGCACCCCAGAGGGGCTGGCCGAGGGGTCCTGCTGA